In Wolinella succinogenes DSM 1740, a single genomic region encodes these proteins:
- a CDS encoding heavy metal translocating P-type ATPase, protein MQRPSLKPKKASNSELFSLRLEHATSKRVRYSFCYEGGCRPEPMALQIALESLEGIKSARVNPALNNLILEHEGREPKEMESAIKGVLERVSLRGKACASKDSCLVLREEIPSSGGVVRAGTSLLLEPFLKNPNAKLGAAAIGSTPIVWDGIKDLFEHGLTSKVLEAMAVAISIYRQDFRAANSASFMLALGEYIEEATVYKSDDLIKELSKPQVEEVWIEKHQKGRIETILVPIQEVKSGDIVVVGAGEIVPVDGHVMSGEAMLNQISMTGEAEPVRKSRGDRVLSGTVVEEGRIKIWAEHVGDETTTARIRSYIQSSLEEKSSLQLEASKMADGLVPITLGLAVLSYVVSQDLTRLASVLQADYSCALKLATPVAFKASIGSAGKMGIIIKGAKSLEALHEADTFVFDKTGTLTKGELEVIEVHSFSSAWDETSILNLAASAEEHYFHPVAQAIVKAARKREFVHMHHDEVEFIVAHGVKTEIEGKSVVIGSRHFLEDDEGIDFSSHQKELKGYLSQGHMPLYIGYDRELLGVVMLKDEIRPNAQETLERLKKAGVQEVVMLTGDGEEKAKEVAESIGVDRYFANLLPTQKAEILERLMKEGKKVAFVGDGINDAPALMKAHSGIGMHKGADIAKASADVVLLRDDIAAVADAKEVANATLAKVNGNFKATLGINSAILGAAALGWLSPVRTALLHNGTTIGLLLNALGGVKIRDPKEL, encoded by the coding sequence ATGCAAAGGCCGAGCTTGAAGCCCAAAAAAGCGAGTAATTCCGAGCTTTTTTCTCTCAGGCTGGAGCACGCTACTTCCAAGCGTGTGCGCTACTCTTTTTGCTATGAGGGAGGGTGCAGACCTGAGCCTATGGCGCTCCAGATCGCTCTTGAATCGCTAGAGGGAATCAAAAGCGCGCGCGTCAATCCTGCTCTTAATAATCTTATTTTAGAGCATGAGGGGCGAGAGCCTAAAGAGATGGAAAGCGCAATCAAGGGAGTCTTGGAACGAGTGAGTCTGAGGGGCAAAGCGTGCGCTTCCAAGGATAGCTGCTTGGTGTTACGTGAGGAGATTCCCTCTTCAGGTGGAGTGGTGAGAGCGGGGACCTCTCTCCTTCTTGAACCTTTTTTGAAAAATCCTAACGCCAAGCTTGGAGCGGCTGCGATTGGCTCTACGCCCATCGTCTGGGATGGAATCAAAGACCTTTTTGAGCATGGACTCACCTCCAAAGTCCTAGAGGCGATGGCGGTGGCCATCTCTATTTATCGCCAAGATTTTCGTGCAGCCAACTCTGCGAGTTTTATGCTGGCGCTTGGGGAGTATATCGAAGAGGCCACCGTCTATAAGAGCGATGACCTGATCAAGGAGCTCTCCAAGCCGCAAGTGGAAGAGGTTTGGATTGAGAAGCACCAAAAGGGGAGAATCGAGACGATTCTTGTTCCTATCCAAGAGGTGAAATCGGGTGATATTGTGGTGGTAGGCGCTGGCGAGATTGTTCCTGTGGATGGGCATGTGATGAGCGGAGAGGCAATGCTCAACCAAATCTCCATGACGGGAGAGGCGGAGCCCGTGAGAAAGTCACGAGGCGATCGCGTGCTCTCAGGCACAGTTGTGGAAGAGGGGCGCATCAAAATATGGGCGGAGCATGTAGGTGATGAGACGACCACAGCGAGGATTAGAAGCTACATCCAAAGCTCTCTTGAAGAGAAATCTTCCCTTCAGCTTGAGGCCTCCAAGATGGCTGATGGCCTCGTTCCCATCACTCTTGGGCTTGCGGTGCTCTCCTATGTGGTGAGTCAAGACCTTACCCGACTCGCTTCAGTGCTTCAAGCGGACTACTCTTGTGCGCTCAAACTTGCGACTCCCGTGGCTTTTAAGGCCTCTATTGGAAGTGCGGGCAAGATGGGAATCATCATCAAAGGAGCCAAGAGCTTAGAGGCACTTCATGAGGCAGACACCTTTGTTTTTGACAAAACAGGCACGCTCACCAAAGGGGAGCTGGAGGTGATTGAGGTGCACTCCTTCTCAAGCGCATGGGATGAGACCTCCATTCTCAATCTAGCCGCCAGTGCCGAAGAGCACTACTTTCACCCTGTGGCACAGGCCATTGTGAAGGCAGCGCGCAAGCGAGAGTTTGTGCATATGCATCATGATGAGGTGGAGTTCATCGTCGCCCATGGGGTGAAGACAGAGATTGAGGGCAAGAGCGTCGTGATTGGAAGTCGCCACTTTCTCGAAGATGATGAGGGAATCGACTTCTCTTCTCACCAAAAAGAGCTCAAAGGTTATCTAAGCCAAGGGCATATGCCTCTTTATATCGGCTATGATCGAGAGCTTCTTGGGGTGGTGATGCTCAAAGATGAGATTCGCCCCAATGCCCAAGAGACTCTAGAGCGGCTCAAAAAAGCGGGCGTTCAAGAGGTGGTGATGCTCACAGGTGATGGAGAGGAGAAGGCTAAAGAGGTGGCAGAGAGTATCGGGGTGGACCGTTACTTTGCCAATCTGCTTCCCACGCAAAAGGCAGAGATATTAGAGCGTCTCATGAAAGAGGGCAAGAAAGTGGCCTTTGTAGGGGATGGAATCAATGACGCACCCGCCCTCATGAAGGCTCACTCAGGGATTGGTATGCACAAAGGAGCCGACATCGCCAAGGCCTCGGCGGATGTGGTTTTGCTCCGCGATGATATTGCCGCCGTGGCGGATGCCAAAGAGGTCGCCAATGCAACCCTCGCCAAGGTCAATGGCAATTTCAAGGCTACATTGGGAATCAATAGTGCGATTCTTGGCGCGGCGGCGCTTGGGTGGTTGAGTCCTGTGAGGACAGCACTCCTTCATAATGGCACCACCATTGGGCTACTCTTAAACGCTCTAGGTGGCGTTAAGATTCGCGATCCAAAGGAGCTCTGA
- a CDS encoding ferritin-like domain-containing protein, translating to MQEDSQRLGSLTQEEAIILALEDEFRAFETYKAIAIKFQSEIPFGRIVESEARHIEALMRAARRLGVAIPPNRFAGAITPPNSLQEAYALGVEAEIENIALYDRLLPAAQDAEVRDIFYRLQAASYNHHLPAFRAHLQETPRSQDALGELWGALFPAGKEGAEKWREAGALAERFSQGKASPEELTRFLQGFNLSFLGGLLLGGAGVVVLKEWLESREENPKEKE from the coding sequence GTGCAAGAGGATAGCCAGAGGCTAGGCTCTCTGACGCAAGAAGAGGCAATTATTTTGGCCCTAGAGGATGAATTTAGGGCATTTGAAACCTATAAAGCGATTGCGATCAAATTTCAATCAGAGATTCCTTTTGGCCGTATTGTTGAATCGGAGGCGCGACACATTGAAGCCCTCATGAGAGCAGCAAGACGCCTAGGCGTGGCGATCCCTCCGAATCGTTTCGCAGGGGCAATCACCCCTCCAAACTCGCTTCAAGAAGCTTATGCTTTAGGAGTGGAGGCGGAGATAGAGAATATTGCTCTTTACGATCGGCTACTGCCTGCGGCACAAGATGCAGAGGTGAGAGATATTTTTTATCGCCTGCAAGCCGCCTCTTATAACCATCATCTCCCTGCTTTTAGAGCCCATCTGCAAGAGACCCCTAGGAGCCAAGACGCTTTAGGGGAGTTGTGGGGCGCACTCTTTCCTGCGGGGAAAGAGGGGGCGGAGAAGTGGAGAGAGGCAGGAGCGCTGGCGGAGCGATTCTCCCAAGGCAAGGCTTCACCTGAGGAGTTGACTCGATTTCTTCAAGGATTCAACCTCTCTTTTTTAGGGGGATTGCTTCTGGGGGGAGCGGGTGTCGTGGTGCTTAAAGAGTGGCTAGAGAGTAGAGAAGAAAATCCAAAAGAGAAGGAGTAG
- a CDS encoding HMA2 domain-containing protein: MIEAHDLERLSRYFTPIHHVPGRIRLRVDPAIQKESTETSLLDVESFIDKIPGIKSLKINKLVASLTIEYDKAIFPFSLWEDLLGRKNLEEVAARIDTLTKEIRARG, translated from the coding sequence ATGATTGAAGCGCATGACTTAGAGCGCTTGTCTCGCTATTTCACCCCTATCCATCATGTTCCCGGGAGGATTCGCCTAAGGGTTGACCCTGCCATCCAAAAAGAATCAACAGAAACTTCACTCCTAGATGTCGAATCATTCATTGACAAGATTCCAGGTATCAAGAGTCTTAAGATCAACAAGCTCGTGGCTTCGCTCACGATAGAGTATGACAAGGCGATCTTCCCTTTTTCTCTTTGGGAGGATCTATTGGGGCGGAAGAATCTCGAAGAGGTGGCCGCTAGAATCGATACATTGACAAAGGAGATTCGTGCAAGAGGATAG
- a CDS encoding Opr family porin, with the protein MKRTAISAVLALALGSSLANAEAGSSLEEAFKNGQFEGHVAVYGQYQKNKDADPKKVGFSSGSASIGYETAPLHGVSLGLGAWGTTKFGEKNDGYDETIESNAIFHKAYIKVAHEGMGEVVVGRQEVDLEWLTDYIEGAVGSVTPVENLSIVLGWANRQAVVDFDEVSERFEKMNASRGVYVLDVKYSPLEWLELNPYVYYAPEALRAPGLKATATLALGEDFTSSTMAQYVAADVDSKIQDHEDGYVAQIEQNLEFFGANAGVGYIKTDKKGGAGYGANVEDGILASYGDQNPLEEGNWVYGLDAKTYYLKAGYEYEGFSFEALYGETKYFSLADDKKLKEKELDLSVGYGFIKNLNTELIYARVKNDNREDSYNIVKALAKYSF; encoded by the coding sequence ATGAAAAGAACCGCAATTAGTGCTGTTTTGGCGCTAGCTCTTGGAAGTTCTTTGGCAAACGCTGAAGCAGGAAGTTCTCTCGAAGAGGCTTTTAAGAATGGCCAGTTTGAAGGTCATGTGGCGGTCTATGGACAGTATCAAAAGAATAAAGACGCTGATCCTAAAAAAGTAGGATTCTCCTCAGGAAGTGCTTCTATTGGCTATGAGACCGCTCCTTTGCATGGAGTGAGCCTAGGATTGGGCGCATGGGGAACGACAAAATTTGGCGAAAAAAATGACGGCTATGATGAGACAATAGAGAGCAATGCTATTTTCCACAAAGCCTACATCAAAGTGGCTCACGAGGGAATGGGAGAAGTGGTTGTAGGCCGCCAAGAGGTTGATCTTGAGTGGTTGACAGACTATATCGAAGGAGCGGTGGGCAGCGTCACTCCTGTAGAAAATCTCTCCATTGTTCTAGGGTGGGCCAACCGTCAAGCGGTGGTTGATTTTGATGAGGTGAGTGAGCGATTTGAGAAGATGAACGCTAGTCGAGGCGTCTATGTTTTGGATGTGAAATACTCTCCTTTAGAGTGGCTTGAACTCAACCCCTATGTCTATTACGCGCCTGAAGCGCTTCGAGCGCCTGGCTTGAAAGCCACTGCAACTTTGGCTTTGGGCGAAGACTTTACCTCTTCCACCATGGCTCAATATGTGGCTGCTGATGTGGATAGTAAAATTCAAGATCATGAAGATGGTTATGTGGCGCAGATTGAGCAGAACCTCGAATTTTTTGGAGCCAATGCAGGAGTGGGCTATATCAAGACCGACAAGAAAGGCGGTGCAGGATATGGCGCAAATGTTGAAGATGGAATCCTCGCCTCCTACGGAGATCAAAATCCTCTTGAAGAGGGCAATTGGGTCTATGGGCTAGATGCCAAGACCTACTACCTCAAGGCAGGATATGAGTATGAGGGGTTCAGCTTTGAAGCACTCTATGGTGAAACCAAATATTTCAGTCTTGCTGATGATAAAAAACTCAAAGAGAAAGAGCTTGATTTGAGTGTGGGTTATGGCTTTATTAAAAACCTCAACACGGAGCTCATCTATGCACGAGTCAAGAACGATAATAGAGAAGATAGCTATAACATCGTAAAAGCCTTGGCTAAATACTCCTTTTAA
- the hemC gene encoding hydroxymethylbilane synthase, with amino-acid sequence MNKIIIGTRGSVLALWQAEYVKAELERAHEGLSVELKIVKTKGDKILDVPLAKVGGKGLFTKELEEMMLQGEIDLAVHSLKDVPVELIEGLTLSAITEREDVRDCFLSDKYASLETLPLGAKVGTTSLRRSMQIKSMRSDLDTESLRGNVQTRIKRLKEGDFDAIILATAGVNRLDLWKEVNYVIPIDTEMMIPAMGQAALGIECKEGSEAFRLTQILEDKKARIETTAEREFVRVLEGGCQVPIGANAYLEGETLHLKVAVGLPDGSEILMDRLSAPKGEAVRLGRELAARLIAKGARELLRRAEEMAFQ; translated from the coding sequence TTGAATAAAATCATCATTGGAACCCGAGGAAGCGTCTTGGCGCTTTGGCAGGCGGAGTATGTAAAAGCGGAGCTAGAGAGGGCTCATGAGGGGCTTAGCGTGGAGCTAAAAATCGTCAAAACCAAGGGCGATAAAATCCTAGATGTGCCTTTAGCTAAGGTCGGTGGCAAAGGGCTTTTCACCAAAGAGCTGGAGGAGATGATGCTTCAAGGCGAAATTGACCTTGCCGTGCACTCTCTTAAGGATGTTCCCGTGGAGCTTATCGAAGGCCTCACTCTCTCAGCGATCACGGAGCGAGAGGATGTGAGAGACTGCTTTTTAAGCGATAAATACGCTTCGCTAGAGACACTTCCTTTGGGAGCCAAGGTGGGCACCACTTCTCTTAGGCGCTCTATGCAGATCAAGTCGATGCGAAGTGACCTGGACACCGAGAGCTTGAGGGGAAATGTTCAGACGCGAATCAAGCGCCTCAAAGAGGGAGATTTTGATGCCATTATCCTTGCTACGGCGGGAGTGAATCGGCTCGATCTTTGGAAAGAGGTCAATTATGTGATTCCTATTGACACGGAGATGATGATTCCCGCGATGGGGCAGGCGGCTTTGGGAATTGAGTGCAAAGAGGGGAGTGAGGCCTTTAGGCTCACGCAGATTCTCGAGGATAAGAAAGCAAGAATCGAAACCACGGCCGAGAGAGAGTTTGTGCGTGTGCTAGAGGGGGGTTGTCAAGTGCCAATCGGGGCGAATGCCTATTTGGAAGGAGAGACCCTTCATCTAAAAGTAGCGGTGGGGCTCCCTGATGGGAGTGAGATCCTCATGGATCGTCTAAGTGCCCCCAAGGGTGAGGCAGTGCGCCTAGGGAGAGAGCTTGCCGCGCGCCTTATAGCTAAGGGAGCGCGTGAATTGTTGAGACGCGCCGAGGAGATGGCCTTTCAATAA
- a CDS encoding FxsA family protein, with protein sequence MPWWILLGYLFLEVLVTLELGEAIGGVGLFAEIILSGLVGGVILVNFRYSLEETFLALRAGKLSEGEFIGANLLRIVGAILLMLPGVLSDLLGVMLQFGVLGGMAFRLLYPHRPSPKEYPRDERIIDVEVIEIDQKKDTKD encoded by the coding sequence ATGCCTTGGTGGATTCTCCTTGGTTATCTCTTTTTGGAGGTGCTAGTCACCCTAGAGCTAGGAGAAGCCATTGGAGGCGTGGGGCTCTTTGCGGAGATTATTCTAAGCGGTCTGGTGGGCGGCGTGATATTGGTGAATTTTCGCTACTCTTTAGAGGAGACCTTCTTAGCGCTTCGAGCGGGAAAACTCTCCGAGGGAGAGTTTATTGGCGCCAATCTTTTGCGAATCGTAGGGGCGATTCTCTTGATGTTGCCAGGGGTTTTGAGTGATCTTTTGGGGGTGATGTTGCAGTTTGGGGTGCTTGGAGGGATGGCATTCCGACTCCTCTATCCCCATCGCCCCTCCCCTAAAGAGTATCCAAGGGATGAGAGAATCATCGATGTGGAAGTGATTGAGATAGACCAAAAGAAGGACACAAAAGATTGA
- a CDS encoding proline--tRNA ligase produces MRFSAFFAPTLKEAPKDATLKSHEYLIRGGYIQQVGSGIYNFLPLGKRVMDKIRQVVKEEMDQAGAQEVMLGFVTPAELWRNSGRFEKYGKELLRFKDRKENDFVLGPTHEEMVVELAKGYVKSYKQLPLHLYQIHLKFRDEIRPRFGLMRGREFVMKDGYSFHANEADLIREFELMEATYKRIFTRLGLDFRVVEADSGAIGGSGSKEFMVLAQSGEDTIAVCDSCEYAANIEAAKRRAKKVDSPAPIASFSKFKTPEVKSIEALAEFFKVDPFYTLKVVVKKAFFDGGKSELAFFFLRGCDSLQETKACNAIGANELLDVSEEELIKAGLEPGFIGPYALKNLTGANHILFDLELKDAQGLIAGANERDHHFVGVNLGEFEGLIYKDLAEVGEGDGCPLCEGRLTYKKGIEVGHIFQLGTRYSEPLGANFLNPEGKSQPLVMGCYGIGVSRLLAAVIEQHHDEKGCIWTKSTAPFNLVIVVSNVKDPSQKAYAENLYNALQKEGIEVLLDDRDERYGSKMADFELLGIPYAVIVGKGLIEGQVELVNRANLQKGIVLADDILGRILEL; encoded by the coding sequence ATGAGATTTTCGGCATTTTTTGCCCCCACGCTAAAAGAGGCGCCTAAAGACGCCACGCTTAAAAGCCATGAATATCTAATTCGCGGGGGGTATATCCAGCAGGTGGGAAGCGGAATCTATAACTTCCTGCCCCTAGGCAAGCGCGTGATGGATAAAATCCGCCAAGTGGTCAAAGAGGAGATGGACCAAGCAGGGGCGCAAGAGGTGATGCTAGGATTCGTCACACCCGCCGAGCTTTGGCGTAACAGTGGCCGCTTTGAGAAGTATGGCAAAGAGCTTTTGCGCTTCAAAGACCGCAAGGAGAATGATTTTGTCCTAGGCCCTACGCATGAAGAGATGGTGGTGGAGCTAGCCAAAGGCTATGTCAAAAGCTACAAACAGCTCCCTTTGCACCTCTATCAGATTCATCTCAAGTTTCGCGACGAGATTCGCCCTCGTTTTGGGCTCATGCGAGGACGCGAATTTGTGATGAAAGATGGATACAGCTTCCATGCCAACGAGGCTGATCTCATCCGAGAGTTTGAGCTCATGGAGGCAACCTACAAGAGAATCTTCACGCGTCTTGGGTTGGATTTTCGCGTGGTTGAAGCCGATAGTGGCGCCATTGGAGGGAGTGGAAGCAAGGAGTTCATGGTGCTAGCTCAAAGCGGTGAGGATACCATTGCGGTGTGCGATTCTTGTGAATATGCCGCCAATATCGAGGCCGCCAAACGAAGAGCCAAAAAAGTCGATTCTCCTGCGCCTATCGCCTCATTTTCCAAATTCAAAACCCCCGAAGTCAAGAGTATTGAAGCCTTGGCGGAGTTTTTCAAAGTGGATCCCTTCTACACGCTTAAGGTAGTGGTCAAAAAAGCCTTTTTTGATGGAGGCAAAAGCGAGCTTGCCTTCTTCTTTTTGCGAGGGTGCGATTCTCTTCAAGAGACCAAGGCGTGTAACGCCATTGGCGCCAATGAGCTTTTGGATGTGAGTGAAGAGGAGCTCATCAAAGCGGGGCTTGAGCCGGGATTCATTGGGCCTTATGCTCTAAAGAATCTCACAGGTGCCAACCATATCCTCTTTGATTTAGAGCTCAAGGATGCCCAAGGATTGATCGCAGGCGCCAATGAGCGCGATCATCACTTTGTCGGGGTCAATCTAGGCGAGTTTGAGGGACTCATTTACAAAGATCTAGCCGAAGTAGGAGAGGGGGATGGATGCCCTCTTTGCGAGGGGCGCCTGACCTATAAAAAAGGAATCGAGGTGGGGCATATCTTCCAGTTGGGCACTCGCTACTCTGAGCCCCTAGGGGCAAATTTCCTCAATCCAGAGGGGAAAAGTCAGCCTTTGGTGATGGGATGTTATGGGATTGGGGTCTCTAGACTTTTAGCGGCGGTGATTGAGCAGCATCATGATGAAAAGGGATGCATTTGGACGAAATCAACCGCCCCTTTTAATCTAGTGATTGTGGTCTCTAATGTCAAAGATCCCTCCCAAAAAGCCTATGCCGAGAATCTCTACAATGCCTTGCAAAAAGAGGGAATCGAAGTGCTTTTGGATGATCGTGATGAGCGCTATGGCTCCAAGATGGCCGATTTTGAGCTGCTTGGAATTCCTTACGCCGTGATTGTAGGCAAGGGGCTTATAGAGGGGCAGGTAGAGCTGGTGAATCGAGCCAATCTCCAAAAAGGAATCGTCTTGGCGGATGATATCCTTGGGCGAATCTTGGAGCTCTGA
- the hemA gene encoding glutamyl-tRNA reductase — protein sequence MHYLIVSYSHKNTDIATRERLAFDNGVRSESFLRELVANKFINEGILLSTCNRVEFILSVKEAHKAGDFLMEKLSEYSKIPKEELSERADVYEDTGAIHHLFCVCSSLDSLVVGETQIAGQLKSAFKFAYDGGFCSQKLSRAMHFAFKCAASVRNCTEISKNPVSVASASVSKAKDILGDLGGDTAIVVGLGEMSQLTIKHLTALGCNVILVNRDKAKAEAFAKEFGGMVSVEGFPRLGELLNHHKMLFSATGAPHTVISKDMVEPKSFRRYWFDLAVPRDIEAFESETIRIFAVDDLQEIVNKNLSLREEQAKRAYGIIGRFTQEFYKWLQSLSVDPIIKAMREQAKEAALKEITKAISKGYLPKECEKSVEKIIHNSFNTFLHHPTIKLKEISEEPQSDTVVEAVKLLFGIQEDGLMLDRYKCEYDTTSKEREE from the coding sequence ATGCACTATCTCATTGTCAGCTATTCTCACAAAAACACCGACATTGCCACAAGAGAGAGGTTGGCGTTTGATAATGGCGTAAGGAGCGAGAGCTTTTTGCGAGAGCTGGTGGCCAATAAGTTTATCAATGAGGGAATCTTGCTCTCCACCTGTAATCGGGTCGAGTTTATTTTGAGCGTCAAAGAGGCTCACAAAGCGGGAGATTTTCTCATGGAGAAACTCTCGGAGTACTCCAAGATTCCCAAGGAGGAGCTGAGCGAGCGCGCTGATGTTTACGAGGACACGGGAGCTATCCATCATCTTTTTTGTGTTTGTAGCAGCTTGGATAGTCTTGTGGTGGGAGAGACGCAGATCGCGGGTCAGCTCAAAAGCGCTTTTAAATTTGCCTATGATGGTGGATTTTGCTCTCAAAAGCTCTCTAGAGCCATGCATTTCGCCTTCAAGTGCGCCGCGAGTGTGCGAAATTGCACCGAGATTTCCAAAAATCCCGTCTCTGTCGCTTCGGCCTCTGTCTCCAAGGCTAAAGATATTCTGGGCGATTTGGGGGGAGACACAGCGATTGTGGTGGGACTTGGTGAGATGAGCCAGCTCACCATCAAGCATCTCACGGCGCTTGGATGCAATGTGATTTTAGTCAATCGAGACAAAGCTAAAGCCGAGGCCTTTGCTAAGGAGTTTGGAGGGATGGTGAGCGTGGAGGGATTCCCTAGATTGGGCGAGCTTCTCAACCATCACAAAATGCTCTTTAGCGCCACGGGTGCCCCTCATACGGTCATCAGCAAGGATATGGTTGAGCCAAAGAGTTTTAGACGCTACTGGTTTGATCTTGCCGTGCCAAGAGACATTGAGGCATTTGAGAGCGAGACCATCCGAATCTTTGCCGTGGATGACCTCCAAGAGATTGTGAATAAAAACCTCTCTCTTCGCGAAGAGCAGGCCAAGCGAGCCTATGGAATCATCGGGCGATTCACACAAGAATTTTATAAGTGGCTCCAGTCGCTCTCTGTCGATCCTATCATCAAAGCGATGCGAGAACAGGCCAAAGAGGCGGCACTCAAGGAGATCACCAAGGCCATCTCTAAAGGATACCTCCCTAAAGAGTGCGAAAAGAGTGTCGAAAAAATCATCCACAACTCCTTCAATACCTTTTTGCACCACCCCACCATCAAGCTCAAAGAGATATCTGAAGAGCCGCAGTCTGATACGGTCGTGGAAGCGGTGAAGCTCCTTTTTGGAATCCAAGAGGATGGCTTGATGCTGGATCGTTATAAATGCGAATATGATACGACTTCAAAAGAGAGAGAGGAATAG
- a CDS encoding polyprenyl synthetase family protein, producing MSVLERIEARVKEWLLEVGSKEALQMSQSLSSGKMLRSKLILAIAGESEESLSLCAAVELIQSASLLHDDVIDDAFTRRGKPSINAAFGNKNAIMLGDIFYSKAFFELTRFSPLIARTVSHAVVRLSLGELADVTLAQTFNLEEHLYMQMIEDKTASLIEAAAQAAALLVSRDSEAFRIYGKNLGLAFQIIDDLLDITQDSTTLGKPALNDFCEGKSTLPYIYLHRALDSADKARLEASFARTLAPEEAAWIKEKMHEHGAIAQSYALARSLGLEAIEQIRSQKCEKLEVIMREMIEREF from the coding sequence GTGTCGGTTTTAGAGCGTATTGAAGCAAGGGTTAAAGAGTGGCTTTTAGAGGTCGGCAGCAAGGAAGCTCTGCAGATGTCTCAAAGCCTCAGTTCAGGGAAAATGCTACGAAGCAAACTGATTTTAGCAATCGCGGGAGAGAGCGAAGAGAGCCTCTCTCTTTGCGCCGCCGTGGAGCTCATCCAAAGCGCCTCGCTGCTTCATGATGATGTGATTGATGATGCCTTCACAAGGCGTGGTAAACCCTCCATCAACGCCGCCTTTGGCAACAAAAATGCCATCATGTTGGGAGATATCTTCTATTCCAAAGCCTTTTTTGAGCTCACACGATTCTCTCCTTTGATCGCTCGCACCGTCTCACACGCGGTTGTGCGCCTTTCTCTCGGGGAGCTTGCGGATGTGACTTTGGCACAAACCTTCAATCTAGAGGAACACCTCTATATGCAGATGATCGAGGATAAGACCGCCTCCCTTATCGAAGCCGCCGCCCAAGCCGCTGCACTCTTGGTCTCCAGAGATAGCGAAGCCTTTCGAATCTATGGCAAAAATCTCGGCTTAGCTTTTCAAATTATCGATGATCTGCTTGATATTACCCAAGATTCGACCACGCTTGGCAAGCCTGCCCTCAACGACTTTTGCGAGGGAAAATCGACCCTTCCTTATATCTACCTTCATCGTGCGCTCGATTCTGCGGATAAAGCACGCCTTGAGGCATCCTTTGCTAGAACTTTGGCCCCAGAAGAGGCCGCATGGATCAAAGAGAAGATGCACGAGCATGGAGCGATCGCCCAAAGTTATGCGCTGGCTCGTTCTCTAGGCTTAGAGGCAATTGAGCAGATTCGCTCCCAAAAGTGTGAAAAGCTGGAAGTGATCATGCGCGAAATGATTGAAAGAGAGTTTTAA
- a CDS encoding DUF2018 family protein, which translates to MDLTHEIFEGTPEERWLEILFHANRTLAQNELLFLLERLSLLEHSLDSLDPSWEERLKAQENLSEVKKKMGSLAIESMGRILSQNE; encoded by the coding sequence TTGGATTTGACGCATGAGATTTTTGAGGGGACTCCAGAGGAGCGGTGGCTGGAGATTCTCTTTCATGCCAATCGCACCTTAGCTCAAAATGAGCTTCTCTTCCTTTTAGAGCGACTCTCCCTTTTGGAGCACTCACTTGATTCTCTTGACCCTTCGTGGGAAGAGAGGCTCAAGGCGCAGGAAAATTTGAGCGAGGTCAAGAAAAAAATGGGTAGCCTTGCGATAGAATCGATGGGTCGCATCCTCTCGCAAAACGAGTAA
- a CDS encoding superoxide dismutase, with amino-acid sequence MFTLRKLPFEAQQVASFISQETLDYHHGKHHAAYVNNLNNLTKEGEFSASSLWDIIQKSQGGIFNNAAQVFNHDFYWDCIATAPQEIPEKLKLALKAGFGSVEAFKEAYLKAATTLFGSGWAWLVLDLEGKLEIVQTQNAATPLTSGKIPLLVCDVWEHAYYVDFRNARPGYLDKFWESINWDFVTKNYELGLHEGIESTKRYVAALHA; translated from the coding sequence ATGTTTACTTTAAGAAAACTACCTTTTGAAGCTCAGCAAGTGGCCTCTTTCATCTCTCAAGAGACCTTGGATTATCACCATGGCAAGCATCATGCCGCCTATGTCAATAATCTCAATAATCTCACTAAAGAGGGTGAATTCTCCGCCTCTTCGCTTTGGGATATCATCCAAAAATCCCAAGGAGGAATCTTTAACAATGCCGCTCAGGTGTTCAATCATGATTTCTATTGGGACTGTATTGCCACCGCCCCCCAAGAGATTCCTGAGAAGTTGAAGCTGGCGCTTAAAGCAGGCTTTGGAAGCGTTGAGGCCTTCAAAGAGGCTTATCTCAAAGCCGCTACGACTCTTTTTGGTTCGGGCTGGGCTTGGTTGGTGCTCGATTTAGAGGGTAAACTAGAGATTGTTCAGACTCAAAATGCTGCCACCCCCCTCACTTCAGGTAAAATCCCTCTTTTGGTTTGCGATGTATGGGAGCATGCCTATTATGTTGATTTCCGTAACGCACGACCTGGTTATTTGGATAAGTTTTGGGAGAGCATTAATTGGGATTTTGTCACCAAAAATTACGAGCTAGGTCTCCATGAAGGGATCGAATCAACTAAGCGCTATGTCGCCGCGCTCCATGCCTAA